Proteins from one Epinephelus moara isolate mb chromosome 1, YSFRI_EMoa_1.0, whole genome shotgun sequence genomic window:
- the LOC126395937 gene encoding ras association domain-containing protein 7-like isoform X2: MMELKVWVEGVVRVVCGLSLNTSCQDVVIALAQAIGQTGRYILIFKFRGTERQLVADDCPLQLLAQLGQLAAEVQFILRRTGPSLSDGQDTPKIGKRFPPPSEPEPFKRSEPHKALTFSLGPSTHPKRTKPNRAWSPSPQASPELRASPVSFLDPINPVKTIPSSSPKEEVFRQILQQQRRLQDLEIQLQALERETEVWELERSSATVPSLTRIPKEELEELEQRLRQNEADLMHREQWEEQLQAEMDRERDMHKRLHQIHSSMEDHRYQIKELQARSAHLEQDVQLIAHRQNSQTGNLKPEKTLRPLKEELLYRLQQGEELEATLTETQRELQTAEERLQRRWEMIEELNKELRQCKLQQFIQQTGSSHADQTNSLPVPTVYLSNAGIMEV; encoded by the exons GTTACATTCTTATCTTTAAGTTCAGAGGAACGGAGAGGCAGCTAGTTGCTGATGACTGTCCTCTTCAGCTTCTGGCTCAGCTGGGACAGCTGGCTGCAGAGGTCCAGTTCATTCTGCGGAGGACCGGTCCCAGCCTCAGTGACGGTCAAGACACACCCAAAATAGGTAAACGTTTTCCCCCTCCATCAGAACCAGAGCCCTTTAAACGCAGTGAGCCACACAAGGCTCTCACATTTAGTCTGGGTCCCTCAACACATCCTAAGAGGACTAAACCAAACAGGGCCTGGTCTCCATCCCCCCAAGCCTCCCCAGAACTCCGAGCCTCCCCTGTCTCTTTCCTGGACCCCATCAACCCTGTAAAGACAattccctcttcctcccccaAAGAGGAGGTGTTTAGGCAGATTCTGCAGCAACAGAGGAGGCTACAAGATCTGGAGATTCAGCTTCAAGCtctggagagagagacagaggtgtGGGAGCTGGAAAGGTCATCTGCTACAGTGCCTAGTCTGACTCGAATACCCAAAGAGGAACTGGAGGAACTGGAACAGCGACTGAGGCAGAATGAGGCAGATCTGATGCACAGAGAGCAGTGGGAAGAACAGTTACAGGCAGAGATGGACAGAGAACGAG ATATGCACAAACGTCTACACCAGATACACTCATCAATGGAGGATCACAGGTATCAGATCAAGGAGCTCCAGGCCCGTTCTGCACATCTAGAGCAGGACGTACAGCTCATAGCCCACAGACAAAACTCTCAGACGGGCAATCTGAAGCCAGAGAAAACCCTGAGGCCTCTGAAGGAGGAGCTCCTCTACCGCCTGCAGCAGGGAGAAGAACTGGAAgcaacactgacagaaacacagagggaaCTACAAACAGCAGAGGAAAGGCTTCAG AGAAGGTGGGAGATGATTGAGGAGCTGAATAAGGAGCTGAGACAGTGCAAGCTGCAGCAGTTTATCCAGCAGACCGGCAGTTCACATGCAGACCAGACAAACTCTCTGCCTGTCCCTACGGTTTACCTAAGCAACGCTGGTATCATGGAGGTATAA